A stretch of Macrobrachium rosenbergii isolate ZJJX-2024 chromosome 12, ASM4041242v1, whole genome shotgun sequence DNA encodes these proteins:
- the LOC136844201 gene encoding isoniazid-induced protein IniB-like, protein MKYLWLLIAVLALVAADDHDHDHEHEHEHDHDHADVAGGVEGRTGAGTTQGSNRFFDGGFGGGIGGGIGALGGLGGLGGIAPGLGGALGGLGGIGGIGGIGGIGGIGGIGAVRPPSLPSDCRYWCRTPQGQAYCCESAYEPQSLVGIVKPGFCPPVRPLCPPVRNFLPPAPCSNDGACGGVDKCCFDTCLQQHVCKPPLGFGR, encoded by the coding sequence ATGAAGTACCTGTGGTTGCTGATTGCTGTCTTGGCCCTCGTGGCTGCAGACGACCACGACCACGATCACGAACACGAACACGAACACGACCACGACCACGCCGACGTTGCTGGAGGCGTTGAGGGTCGTACCGGAGCAGGAACCACGCAGGGATCAAACAGATTCTTCGATGGTGGCTTTGGCGGAGGTATTGGCGGTGGAATCGGTGCCCTTGGGGGATTAGGAGGATTGGGAGGAATCGCTCCTGGTTTGGGTGGTGCTCTTGGTGGGCTTGGTGGCATTGGGGGTATCGGCGGTATCGGTGGTATCGGTGGTATTGGCGGTATCGGTGCTGTCAGGCCCCCAAGTCTCCCAAGTGACTGCCGCTATTGGTGCAGGACTCCTCAGGGTCAGGCCTACTGCTGCGAGAGCGCCTACGAACCCCAGAGCCTCGTTGGAATAGTCAAACCAGGGTTCTGCCCTCCTGTCCGCCCACTCTGCCCACCCGTCAGGAACTTCCTCCCACCAGCACCCTGCTCCAACGATGGTGCCTGCGGTGGTGTTGACAAGTGCTGCTTCGACACCTGTCTGCAACAGCACGTCTGCAAGCCCCCTCTCGGATTTGGACGCTAA
- the LOC136844202 gene encoding uncharacterized PE-PGRS family protein PE_PGRS10-like yields the protein MKFLWLLIAVLALVAADDSGSPSHHDDDHDDDNDAAAGGVEGRTGAGTTQGSNRFFDGGFGGGIGGGIGGGIGALGGLGGLGGIAPGLGGALGGLGGTGGLGGIGGIGGIGGIGGIGGIGGIGGIGAVRPPSLPSDCRYWCRTPQGQAYCCESALEPQSLVGIVKPGFCPPVRPVCPPVRNFLPPAPCSNDGACGGVDKCCFDTCLQQHVCKPPLGFGR from the coding sequence ATGAAGTTCCTGTGGTTGCTGATTGCCGTCTTGGCCCTCGTGGCTGCAGACGATAGCGGCTCCCCTTCTCACCATGACGACGACCACGACGACGATAATGACGCTGCTGCTGGAGGCGTCGAAGGTCGTACCGGAGCAGGAACCACGCAGGGATCAAACAGATTCTTCGATGGTGGCTTTGGCGGTGGTATTGGCGGTGGCATTGGCGGTGGAATCGGTGCCCTTGGGGGATTAGGAGGATTGGGAGGAATCGCTCCTGGTTTGGGTGGTGCTCTTGGTGGGCTTGGTGGCACTGGGGGTCTCGGCGGTATCGGCGGTATTGGTGGTATCGGTGGTATCGGCGGTATTGGTGGTATCGGCGGTATTGGGGGTATCGGCGCTGTCAGGCCCCCAAGTCTCCCAAGTGACTGCCGCTATTGGTGCAGGACTCCTCAGGGTCAGGCCTACTGCTGCGAGAGCGCCCTCGAACCCCAGAGCCTCGTTGGAATAGTCAAACCTGGGTTCTGCCCTCCTGTCCGCCCCGTCTGCCCACCCGTCAGGAACTTCCTCCCACCAGCACCCTGCTCCAACGATGGTGCCTGCGGTGGTGTTGACAAGTGCTGCTTCGACACCTGCCTGCAACAGCACGTCTGCAAACCCCCTCTCGGCTTTGGACGCTAA